From Pseudomonadales bacterium, a single genomic window includes:
- a CDS encoding HNH endonuclease, which yields MDAEVQKKLKDGYKRCSTCKRTKPLSDFNYRRDTPDNKQYHCAACGIKRNAKYYAERPQEAIDRRAARDERKAEQTPGCPAFAEYAYGFYKNEGKLLYLKDGIPREVDHIVSIADGGYHHIDNFQLLTKSENRRKGADSWSPDDPRLKPNKAFQELIKRRWLQEDRCRCEHCQAMARDIIETRERRRARQRERMEDRLG from the coding sequence ATGGACGCAGAAGTGCAGAAAAAGCTAAAAGATGGCTATAAGAGGTGCAGCACATGCAAGCGGACTAAGCCCTTGTCTGACTTCAACTATCGCCGCGACACGCCAGACAATAAGCAGTACCATTGCGCGGCGTGCGGAATAAAGCGTAATGCAAAATATTATGCCGAGCGACCGCAAGAGGCGATAGACCGCAGGGCTGCACGCGACGAGCGCAAGGCGGAGCAGACACCCGGTTGCCCGGCATTCGCCGAGTACGCATATGGCTTCTACAAGAATGAGGGCAAGCTACTCTATCTTAAAGACGGCATCCCTCGCGAGGTGGATCATATCGTTTCAATCGCAGATGGCGGGTATCACCATATCGACAACTTTCAACTGTTGACCAAGAGCGAAAACCGCCGTAAGGGTGCTGACAGCTGGTCACCAGATGACCCGCGGCTCAAGCCTAATAAAGCTTTCCAAGAGCTTATTAAACGCCGCTGGTTGCAAGAGGACCGATGCCGGTGCGAGCACTGTCAAGCAATGGCTCGTGACATTATCGAGACACGCGAACGCCGGCGCGCTCGCCAGCGCGAGAGAATGGAGGATAGGCTTGGCTAA